ACCTGCTGCTGGAACCCGGCGTACAGCACATTCCCTTTGCCAGTCTGAGTGAAGATGCCGCCCAGCGATCCATCACCCTGATGTCGCCGTCAAAAACCTTTAATATTGCCGGACTCGGCGCTTCACTGGCGATTATTCCCAATAACGCGCTGCGCGAACGCTTTAAACAGGTACGCAAAGGCATTGTGCCGGATGTCGATATTCTGGCGCTGGTTGCCGCCACTGCGGCGTGGCGCGACGGTCAGCCATGGCTGGATGCCCAGCTGGACTATCTGCGTGAAAACCGCGATCTGCTGGCAGAGCACGTTAATGGCATTGATGGCTTATCGATGGTGCCGCCGGAAGGCAGCTATCTGGGCTGGATAGACGCCCATAAGCTGGCGGTCGCCAGCCCGGCGATCTGGTTTGAAAAGCACGGCCTTGGCTTTTCGCCTGGCCGCGACTTTGGCGATGATGCGTTTGTGCGTTTTAACTTTGGCTGTACCCGCGCCACGCTGAAGGAAGCCATCAGCCGTATGGAGCGGGCAGTCAGCACCCTTTAAGCGCCCTGTTCGCTGGCAACAATCTCCTGCAAACTCCATGGATGGAATTTGATGGTGATGTTGCCATCGGTCACCGCCAGTGTCGGATTCGGCAGGCGTTCGTGCTCACCTTTAGGCGAACTGGTTTTGATCGAAATCTCGCGCCGCGCCAGCCCCTCATCCGAGAATAACGCCAGCGCCCGCGCGCCCAGCGTCTCCACCTCACCGCGCAACACAATTTCCACATGTTCCCAGCCTTCATGGCGGTACAGCGTCTGACCAGGCCACGGCAGTTCAACCACACTTATCTGCCATGGGCCAACCTGTAACGGCTGCGCCAGCGCAAACAGACAGATTGGCCGACCATTAATCATATTTTGCGAAAAAAGTTCGCCAACTTGTGACAAACCCTGCTTCCAACGCTCTGCGGTAGTGTTCTGATGACAACGTACGGCAATATGATCGGCGACCAGATCGGTTAAAGATAACCCCAGCGTCTGTGCCAGGCTGCTTAACGCCTGCTCGAAGCGCGGTAAATCGCTAGCAAGATCATTTAATTCTTCTACACATTTCCATGTCGTCACTAAATTTACCTCGTATTTAAACAGTTTTATTAATCGTTACCGCCCAGTGACGATGCCGGACGGGGGCCAGTTGACACTTTAAAATATGACTTTCCTGTAAATTTTCTTTAGTAAACTGGTTAATTTGCTGGATTACCGTCCAGTTTACGGCGGTACAGGTCTAGAAAAAATTTTATAAAGCCAAACTTAACCTTATGTTTTACTTTAAATTTATTTACTCAATACGAATATTCTTAATTGCAGGGCGCGCAATTGCAGCCTGGCAGTGTTTCTTATAGATTTGTCTCACCATCACACAAGGAACAGCTTTATGCTTATGTTAATCGTAGTCGCAGTCCTGGTCGCGCTGATGGGTTTTGCTATTACTCGCCACTGGAAGGTGCGCAGTGATAAAACGGTGAGCAATCCCTATCGTCACCTCCGCCGACGTTAAACATTCCGCTTTTTTCGGGGGAAACATCTGCAGCAATGTTTCCACCCTGCCCCTCCGGCTACTGACGCCATTTAACAAATACAGTATACTTTTGCTCTCACTTTTCCGCGCCGCCATTGTACAGCATCACGATCTGCTGTCAGGCGACGCGATGACGACGGCTCGATCTGCCTGCAGATGGGCCTTTTCAGCTTATTAAGGTAATTCGGTGAATATTCAGGCTCTTCTTTCAGAAAAAGTCAGTCAGGCGATGATCGCCGCAGGCGCAGCCGCCGATTGTGAACCTCAGGTTCGTCAGTCAGTGAAATCTCAGTTTGGTGATTATCAGGCCAACGGCATTATGTCGGTGGCGAAAAAACTGGGCCAGCAACCGCGACAACTGGCAGAACAGGTGTTACAGCATCTTGATCTGAACGGAATTGCCAGCAAAGTCGAAATCGCCGGTCCGGGCTTTATCAATATTTTCCTCGATCATCAGTGGCTGTCACAGCAGGTTGATGCCGCGCTGGTTGCCCCGCGTCTGGGTGTGGCGACGGTAGAACCACAGACCGTGGTGATTGACTACTCAGCGCCAAATGTGGCGAAAGAGATGCACGTCGGCCATGTGCGTTCCACTATTATTGGTGACGCCGCGGCACGTACGCTGGAGTTCCTTGGCCATAACGTGATCCGCGCTAACCATGTCGGTGACTGGGGCACCCAGTTCGGCATGCTGATTGCTTTCCTCGAAAAGCAGCAGAACGAGCATCATGAAGATATCGCCCTCGCCGATCTGGAAGGGTTCTATCGCGAAGCGAAAAAGACCTACGATGAAGACGAAGAGTTTGCCCTGCGGGCGCGTAGCTACGTGGTCAAACTGCAGGGTGGCGATGAGTATTGTCGCACCATGTGGAAGAAGCTGGTCGATATCACCATGACGCAAAACCAGCTGATTTACGATCGTCTGAACGTGACGCTGACGCGCAAAGATGTGATGGGTGAAAGCCTGTATAACGATATGCTGCCAGGCATCGTTGCCGATCTGAAAGCCAAAGGGCTGGCGGTAGAGAGTGAAGGCGCTACGGTGGTATTCCTTGATGAGTTTAAAAACAAGGAAGGCGAACCGATGGGCGTGATCATCCAGAAAAAGGATGGTGGCTATCTCTATACCACCACCGATATCGCCTGTGCGAAATACCGCTATGAAACCCTGCATGCTGACCGCGTGCTGTACTTTATCGATTCACGTCAGCACCAGCACCTGATGCAGGCATGGACCATTG
This is a stretch of genomic DNA from Winslowiella toletana. It encodes these proteins:
- the argS gene encoding arginine--tRNA ligase, encoding MNIQALLSEKVSQAMIAAGAAADCEPQVRQSVKSQFGDYQANGIMSVAKKLGQQPRQLAEQVLQHLDLNGIASKVEIAGPGFINIFLDHQWLSQQVDAALVAPRLGVATVEPQTVVIDYSAPNVAKEMHVGHVRSTIIGDAAARTLEFLGHNVIRANHVGDWGTQFGMLIAFLEKQQNEHHEDIALADLEGFYREAKKTYDEDEEFALRARSYVVKLQGGDEYCRTMWKKLVDITMTQNQLIYDRLNVTLTRKDVMGESLYNDMLPGIVADLKAKGLAVESEGATVVFLDEFKNKEGEPMGVIIQKKDGGYLYTTTDIACAKYRYETLHADRVLYFIDSRQHQHLMQAWTIVRKAGYVPDTVPLEHHMFGMMLGKDGRPFKTRAGGTIKLSDLLDEAVDRATRLVAEKNPDMPADELKALANSVGIGAVKYADLSKSRTTDYIFDWDNMLAFEGNTAPYMQYAYTRVLSVFRKAGIELSGVSGKVNISEDREAALATRLLQFEETITQVARDGMPHVMCSYLYDLAGLFSGFYEHCPILSAEDETTRQSRLQLALLTAKTLKQGLDTLGIETVERM
- a CDS encoding VOC family protein, whose amino-acid sequence is MTTWKCVEELNDLASDLPRFEQALSSLAQTLGLSLTDLVADHIAVRCHQNTTAERWKQGLSQVGELFSQNMINGRPICLFALAQPLQVGPWQISVVELPWPGQTLYRHEGWEHVEIVLRGEVETLGARALALFSDEGLARREISIKTSSPKGEHERLPNPTLAVTDGNITIKFHPWSLQEIVASEQGA